The following are encoded in a window of bacterium genomic DNA:
- a CDS encoding inositol monophosphatase encodes MTTCPENEYHDLYETLCAAARLGGSILREHFGKQKDIMYKGRINPVTNVDLQSEKAIIDLIKSRYPDHDIITEESHIELMGSPFRWIIDPLDGTVNYAHDYPFVSVSVALEIDGRLEIGAVFDPVREEFFSARRGHGAQCNGKPISVSKIDSLEKSLLATGFSYDIRENPYNNLAHFSHLIMSVQGIRRDGSAALNLCYSAMGRFDGYWELSISPWDIAAGTLITTEAGGTVTNLRGEPLSIYMNQIVATNGKIHDELVGHIRHVDREQYNMT; translated from the coding sequence ATGACGACGTGCCCTGAAAATGAATACCATGATCTGTATGAAACCCTCTGCGCCGCCGCACGTCTCGGAGGATCGATTCTCCGGGAACATTTCGGGAAGCAGAAAGACATTATGTATAAAGGGAGAATAAATCCTGTAACGAATGTCGATCTCCAGTCCGAAAAAGCAATAATCGACCTCATCAAATCCCGTTATCCGGATCATGATATCATTACCGAGGAATCGCACATCGAGCTCATGGGTTCTCCGTTTCGATGGATCATCGATCCGCTGGACGGTACGGTGAATTATGCCCATGATTATCCGTTCGTTTCCGTCTCGGTAGCCCTCGAGATCGATGGTCGGCTGGAAATCGGAGCGGTATTCGACCCGGTGCGCGAGGAATTTTTCTCCGCGCGGCGCGGGCATGGCGCACAGTGCAACGGCAAGCCGATCTCCGTCTCGAAGATCGATTCGCTCGAAAAAAGCCTTCTGGCGACGGGATTTTCATACGATATCAGGGAAAACCCATACAACAATCTGGCGCATTTCAGTCATCTTATCATGTCCGTGCAGGGAATACGCCGTGACGGATCGGCGGCGCTCAATCTCTGTTACAGCGCCATGGGACGGTTCGACGGTTACTGGGAATTGAGCATATCGCCGTGGGACATTGCCGCCGGGACGCTTATAACCACCGAGGCAGGGGGTACGGTTACCAATCTCAGGGGCGAGCCGCTCTCGATCTATATGAATCAGATTGTGGCAACAAACGGGAAGATTCATGACGAACTTGTCGGCCACATCCGTCATGTCGATCGCGAACAGTATAACATGACCTGA
- a CDS encoding DUF362 domain-containing protein, with product MNRSRVSVFGTSPATVLDDYGKLMRKASYTGTVKPGDETVLAVDLSWHHFFPSVSTTPWQLDGVLKTLIDDGFAPERLSVCYGWRDGVSTKKGEVFNRFVPVLERYGIGAFHLSEGERWIRYEPKTALRILPEIFPEGIYIPERLSGKSVILLPTMKTEALSIIAGALYTCFETLFDRNSTRAYGAFHEALADAFTIAGDVFGGIFTVMDGVFTGEGPGPLSYMPNERNLLLASSDPVALDAVAAFLMGIDPLSIPFIRLAHEDGLGTGDLNVIDIDGEDISSVRFAMNTGKTGMDTRLRLLEKGLAGSLLRPLARILTVMYSDFHWYVRIGEKRIRTTMKGEWLKVFEGYRKKTG from the coding sequence GTGAACCGCTCACGTGTATCAGTATTCGGAACATCCCCGGCGACAGTGCTCGATGATTACGGCAAACTCATGCGCAAGGCATCATACACCGGTACGGTGAAGCCGGGAGATGAGACTGTGCTCGCTGTCGACCTCTCGTGGCATCACTTTTTCCCCTCGGTCTCGACAACGCCGTGGCAGCTCGACGGAGTCCTGAAGACGCTCATCGATGACGGATTCGCGCCGGAACGGCTGAGCGTCTGTTACGGATGGCGGGATGGCGTCTCGACAAAAAAGGGAGAGGTGTTCAACCGGTTTGTGCCCGTACTCGAGCGGTACGGCATCGGCGCCTTTCACTTGAGCGAGGGGGAACGATGGATACGGTACGAGCCCAAAACAGCTCTGCGTATACTGCCGGAGATTTTCCCCGAAGGGATATACATTCCCGAAAGGCTGTCGGGAAAATCGGTCATCCTTCTCCCCACTATGAAAACCGAGGCGCTCTCGATAATCGCCGGGGCTCTATACACATGCTTCGAGACGCTGTTCGACAGGAACAGCACCCGGGCATACGGGGCATTTCACGAAGCGCTTGCCGATGCCTTCACAATAGCCGGAGATGTATTCGGAGGGATTTTCACGGTCATGGACGGCGTTTTTACCGGCGAGGGACCCGGACCGCTCAGCTACATGCCCAACGAGCGGAATCTTCTGCTTGCCTCGTCCGATCCCGTGGCGCTCGATGCGGTCGCAGCGTTCCTCATGGGCATCGACCCGCTGTCGATTCCGTTTATAAGGCTTGCACACGAGGACGGCCTCGGAACGGGGGATTTGAATGTTATCGATATTGACGGGGAAGATATCTCCTCAGTCCGTTTTGCCATGAATACCGGGAAAACCGGAATGGATACCCGCCTGCGCCTGCTGGAAAAGGGTCTCGCGGGGTCGCTTCTCCGCCCTCTTGCGCGGATTCTGACCGTTATGTACAGCGATTTCCACTGGTATGTCCGAATCGGCGAGAAGCGGATCAGAACCACCATGAAAGGTGAGTGGCTGAAAGTGTTTGAAGGATACCGGAAAAAAACCGGATGA
- a CDS encoding glycine--tRNA ligase, which yields MAKQHTNKTPVKMEKLMSLCKRRGFIFQSSEIYGGQSACWDFGPLGVEVKNNIKRLWWKAMVQENENIEGIDASIIMHPRVWEASGHVEGFHDPMVDCKECKRRFRADQIDTTKCPECGGELTDVRQFNLMFKTHIGPVEDSASIAYLRPETAQGIYVNFLNVLNASRQKIPFGIAQVGKAFRNEITPGNFIFRSREFEQMEMQFFVKPETADSWMDYWRMQRWNFHLRLGIRPERIRWHEHGPDELAHYAKSAFDIEYRFPFGWSELEGVHNRTDFDLKRHTEFSGKDMSYFDQENNERFIPYIIETSAGVDRTMLEVLTDAYEEEPGETENRIVMRISPLVAPIKAAVFPLVKRDGMSERAHEIHQELKSEFPVFYDEGGSIGRRYRRMDEAGTPYCITIDSQTREDDTVTVRDRDSMVQSRVRISDLKSMIRDAMINYKRPETVDVLEETYVE from the coding sequence ATGGCAAAGCAGCATACGAACAAGACACCGGTGAAAATGGAAAAACTCATGAGCCTGTGCAAACGGCGCGGGTTCATTTTCCAGTCATCCGAGATATATGGCGGCCAGTCGGCCTGCTGGGATTTCGGCCCCCTCGGAGTCGAGGTTAAGAACAACATCAAGCGGCTCTGGTGGAAGGCGATGGTCCAGGAGAATGAAAACATCGAGGGCATCGACGCCTCCATCATCATGCACCCCCGCGTCTGGGAAGCATCGGGGCATGTCGAGGGATTCCATGATCCCATGGTCGACTGCAAGGAATGCAAACGGCGGTTCCGGGCCGACCAGATCGATACTACCAAGTGTCCCGAATGCGGTGGCGAGCTCACCGATGTCCGTCAGTTCAACCTCATGTTCAAGACCCATATCGGCCCGGTGGAAGATTCGGCTTCCATCGCCTATCTCCGTCCCGAAACAGCCCAGGGAATCTATGTCAACTTTCTCAATGTGCTCAATGCGTCCCGCCAGAAAATTCCTTTTGGAATCGCTCAGGTCGGCAAGGCATTCCGCAACGAGATAACGCCGGGAAACTTTATTTTCCGGTCGCGCGAGTTCGAGCAGATGGAGATGCAGTTCTTTGTCAAGCCTGAGACTGCTGACTCGTGGATGGATTACTGGCGCATGCAGCGGTGGAATTTCCACCTCCGTCTCGGAATCCGTCCCGAACGCATCCGGTGGCACGAGCACGGCCCGGACGAGCTGGCTCATTACGCCAAATCGGCCTTTGATATCGAGTACCGTTTCCCCTTCGGCTGGTCGGAGCTCGAGGGTGTGCACAACAGGACCGATTTCGACCTCAAACGGCACACCGAGTTCTCCGGCAAGGACATGAGTTATTTCGACCAGGAAAACAACGAGCGTTTTATCCCCTATATCATTGAAACATCGGCGGGTGTCGACCGGACCATGCTCGAAGTTCTCACGGATGCCTACGAGGAAGAGCCCGGCGAAACCGAAAACCGCATAGTCATGCGCATCTCCCCGCTCGTGGCGCCGATCAAGGCGGCGGTCTTCCCCCTCGTAAAACGTGACGGCATGTCGGAGCGCGCCCATGAAATCCACCAGGAGCTCAAGAGCGAATTCCCCGTATTCTACGACGAAGGCGGATCGATCGGGCGCCGTTACCGTCGCATGGATGAAGCGGGAACGCCGTACTGTATCACCATCGATTCCCAGACACGCGAGGATGATACGGTCACTGTCCGCGACCGTGACAGCATGGTTCAGTCACGGGTCAGAATTTCCGACCTGAAATCCATGATCAGGGACGCCATGATTAACTATAAGCGCCCGGAAACGGTCGATGTACTCGAAGAAACGTATGTGGAATAA
- the recO gene encoding DNA repair protein RecO, producing MGLRSTRAIVSKTMRMSNSSKLVTFITEHYGLVKVMAKGARRPQSRFGASLEPVTLIQCIYYQKDTRDIQTLANTEIDNDYSRIKDDLKLLAIASCMIETTQTHTAEEDVSAGTFGLLVESLGDLEASAKKDADKHLWRFMMRLLSATGYRPLLDACVRCGKRPRSSSVFFSFSDGGVLCSCAPAEDRYGFRVSAGALMIMKSLLDAEAGELPRLSISGSQRQEVEKTILQFLAYHSGTSRPIKSLAFLRKFPEGELIRSEHKTR from the coding sequence ATGGGACTTCGTTCAACCCGGGCCATAGTGTCGAAAACCATGAGGATGTCCAATTCCTCGAAGCTTGTCACATTCATAACCGAACACTATGGCCTCGTCAAGGTGATGGCAAAAGGAGCGCGCCGTCCCCAAAGCAGATTCGGGGCATCGCTCGAACCGGTGACGTTGATACAATGCATTTATTATCAGAAAGATACACGCGATATACAGACACTTGCAAATACGGAGATCGATAACGATTACTCACGGATAAAGGATGACCTGAAACTCCTCGCGATCGCTTCATGCATGATTGAAACAACCCAGACCCACACGGCGGAGGAGGATGTCTCGGCCGGAACATTCGGATTACTCGTCGAATCCCTCGGCGATCTCGAGGCGAGCGCAAAAAAAGATGCCGACAAACATCTCTGGCGGTTCATGATGCGCCTCCTTTCGGCGACCGGTTACCGGCCCCTGCTCGATGCCTGCGTCAGGTGCGGAAAACGGCCCAGGAGTTCCTCGGTGTTCTTCAGCTTTTCGGATGGCGGTGTGCTGTGTTCCTGCGCTCCGGCTGAGGACCGGTACGGGTTCAGGGTAAGCGCCGGCGCGCTCATGATCATGAAGAGCCTTCTCGACGCGGAAGCCGGAGAACTGCCGAGACTCAGCATAAGCGGCAGCCAGCGGCAGGAGGTCGAAAAGACCATCCTCCAGTTTCTCGCCTACCATTCCGGAACATCGAGACCGATAAAATCGCTCGCGTTCCTGAGGAAATTTCCTGAAGGGGAACTGATCCGGTCCGAACACAAAACCCGATAG
- a CDS encoding DUF502 domain-containing protein: MPGKETKNKSPFLLRLRNYFTTGLLVLAPTALSIWIIQRLFVIFDGILGKFYARYLFEPLGKKSLPGLGALTLVIVIIIIGMSVRHYAGRKIFEIWERAINYIPLVNRVYLAIRQLADAFGKGGGILFERAVIVEYPRKGIYSVGFVTNHCSGPFCDRLGKSASCVFIPTTPNPTSGMVVIVPDDDLITLAISIEDAMKLIMSAGTVFPEISSLIDRSD, from the coding sequence ATGCCCGGTAAAGAAACAAAAAATAAAAGTCCTTTTCTTCTGAGATTGAGAAACTACTTCACCACAGGATTACTCGTTCTCGCTCCGACCGCGCTGTCGATCTGGATAATACAGCGGCTGTTTGTAATTTTTGACGGCATCCTGGGGAAATTTTATGCCCGGTACCTGTTTGAGCCGTTGGGGAAAAAATCCCTGCCCGGCCTGGGTGCTCTGACGCTCGTCATTGTAATTATCATCATCGGTATGTCGGTCCGTCATTACGCCGGCAGAAAAATTTTCGAGATATGGGAACGGGCAATAAACTATATCCCGCTGGTTAACCGCGTTTACCTTGCGATTCGGCAGCTTGCCGATGCATTTGGAAAAGGCGGCGGAATTCTTTTCGAGAGGGCTGTAATCGTGGAATACCCCCGAAAAGGTATTTATTCTGTGGGATTTGTCACCAATCACTGTTCCGGACCGTTCTGCGATCGACTGGGTAAAAGTGCAAGCTGCGTGTTTATTCCCACAACACCCAATCCGACCTCGGGTATGGTGGTTATTGTTCCCGATGATGATCTTATTACGCTCGCCATAAGTATCGAAGACGCGATGAAGCTTATCATGAGCGCCGGCACGGTTTTCCCTGAAATATCGAGTTTGATTGACAGGTCGGACTGA
- a CDS encoding septum formation initiator family protein: MIVSVIVIVTVYFFYNSCRNITDIMRFIRMKHKEEKVLKEALIKKEALLLERKRLLSDSTYIEEIARREYGMIKKGEEIFKISLPDSGQTGKKDAR; this comes from the coding sequence GTGATCGTATCCGTCATCGTTATTGTGACGGTGTATTTTTTTTATAACTCCTGCAGAAACATCACCGATATCATGCGTTTTATCAGGATGAAACATAAGGAAGAGAAAGTTCTTAAGGAAGCATTGATTAAAAAGGAAGCGCTGCTCCTCGAACGGAAACGTCTCCTCAGCGATTCTACCTACATCGAGGAAATTGCACGCCGTGAATACGGCATGATAAAGAAAGGGGAGGAAATTTTTAAAATTTCCCTTCCCGACAGCGGTCAGACGGGGAAAAAAGATGCCCGGTAA
- the hisI gene encoding phosphoribosyl-AMP cyclohydrolase: protein MDIETIKFDEKGLVPVITQDDETGDVLMFAWMNLESLKKTLETGVMTYWSRSRQELWVKGERSGNTQVVRKVFVDCDADCLLFRVTSQGHGAACHKGYRSCFYRTIDPKDGSFTIVAQRVFDPDDVYKN, encoded by the coding sequence TTGGACATTGAAACCATAAAATTCGATGAAAAGGGCCTTGTCCCGGTCATTACCCAGGACGATGAAACCGGCGATGTCCTGATGTTCGCCTGGATGAACCTTGAAAGCCTGAAAAAAACCCTCGAAACCGGCGTGATGACATACTGGTCGCGGTCGCGGCAGGAACTGTGGGTCAAGGGGGAACGCTCCGGCAACACACAGGTGGTGCGGAAAGTTTTCGTGGATTGCGACGCGGACTGTCTCCTTTTCAGGGTAACCTCACAGGGGCACGGAGCTGCCTGCCACAAGGGGTACAGGTCGTGCTTCTACCGTACTATCGATCCGAAGGATGGTTCATTTACCATTGTGGCTCAGCGTGTATTCGATCCTGACGATGTATACAAAAACTGA
- a CDS encoding DUF86 domain-containing protein, translating into MSKRPEKILIEDILESIEKIERYVSGFSADSFMYDEKTVDAVVRNLEIIGEAANRLPTQFKEIHSTIEWNKIVGLRHRIVHQYFGIDREIIWEIVAADLPVFKSQLERILKIL; encoded by the coding sequence ATGTCTAAACGTCCTGAAAAGATACTTATAGAAGATATCTTGGAATCCATTGAAAAAATTGAACGGTATGTTTCAGGATTTTCCGCTGATTCATTCATGTATGATGAAAAGACAGTTGATGCCGTGGTACGGAATCTCGAAATCATCGGTGAGGCAGCTAACCGCCTTCCTACTCAATTTAAAGAAATTCATTCTACAATCGAATGGAATAAAATTGTAGGTCTGCGCCATCGTATTGTACATCAATACTTTGGTATAGATCGTGAGATTATTTGGGAGATCGTAGCCGCTGATTTGCCTGTGTTTAAATCTCAATTGGAACGTATCCTGAAAATCCTTTAA
- a CDS encoding nucleotidyltransferase family protein, with translation MKSCEEIVKLLAHNKPHFERRFKVRRIGVFGSVARGDAIPGSDIDIIVDVDPSIGLDFVTLADEIEHLLGEHVDVISHRAINSRHWREIEQDIVYV, from the coding sequence ATGAAATCATGTGAGGAAATCGTAAAACTACTTGCTCATAACAAACCGCATTTCGAACGACGATTCAAGGTGCGACGCATCGGAGTGTTCGGCTCGGTTGCACGAGGTGATGCAATACCGGGAAGCGATATAGACATCATTGTCGATGTAGATCCATCCATCGGGCTGGATTTTGTCACCCTTGCTGATGAAATTGAACATCTGCTTGGTGAACATGTTGATGTGATTTCGCACCGTGCAATAAATTCACGACACTGGCGTGAAATTGAACAGGATATTGTTTATGTCTAA
- a CDS encoding glutamate-5-semialdehyde dehydrogenase: MDNIYTHVIEKAKKARSAATKMAGIGSAVKDNALRAMADAIIACKAEIRDANNIDIDAANRNGLKDAMIDRLTLTDSRIDGMAQGLREIASFPDPVGILTDVVRRPSGIRVGKMRVPIGLIGFIYESRPNVTADAAGLCLKAGNAVLLRGGKEAINSNLVLAGILNTAAVSQGIPDGAISMIGMTGREGVKHMIEAAGIIDLLSPRGGKELIKAVVDGARVPVIKHYEGNCHVYVDKSANLDDALNIIVNAKTQRPGVCNAAEKLLVHRDVATVFLPRAAKALREKKVELRGCERSRALVPDMKVAVEDDWYTEYLDLILAVRIVDSLEEAVDHINTYSSRHTDAIVTSDITAAEYFVTNVDSSSVMVNASTRFSDGGVYGLGAEIGISTDKLHARGPMGTADLTTYKWVVYGNGNIRV, encoded by the coding sequence ATGGATAATATCTACACGCACGTTATCGAAAAGGCGAAAAAAGCACGGAGCGCCGCAACGAAAATGGCAGGCATCGGAAGCGCGGTAAAAGACAACGCCCTCCGTGCGATGGCAGATGCGATTATTGCCTGTAAAGCCGAAATCCGAGATGCAAACAATATCGATATCGACGCGGCGAACCGGAACGGTCTGAAGGATGCCATGATAGACCGTCTGACCCTCACCGATTCACGGATCGATGGTATGGCGCAGGGACTCCGAGAAATCGCGTCGTTTCCCGACCCTGTCGGCATATTGACCGATGTCGTCCGGCGGCCTTCCGGCATTCGTGTCGGCAAAATGCGTGTCCCTATCGGACTCATCGGATTTATCTACGAGTCGAGACCAAACGTGACCGCCGATGCCGCGGGATTGTGCCTCAAGGCCGGTAACGCCGTCCTCCTGCGCGGCGGCAAGGAGGCGATCAACTCGAACCTTGTCCTGGCCGGTATTCTCAATACGGCCGCTGTCTCGCAGGGTATTCCCGATGGCGCGATTTCGATGATCGGGATGACCGGGCGCGAAGGGGTGAAACATATGATCGAGGCTGCCGGCATTATCGACCTTCTCAGTCCGCGCGGCGGCAAGGAGCTGATCAAAGCGGTTGTGGATGGCGCCAGAGTCCCCGTTATAAAGCACTACGAGGGGAACTGCCATGTGTATGTCGATAAATCGGCGAATCTCGATGATGCGCTCAATATCATAGTGAACGCCAAAACGCAGCGTCCCGGCGTATGCAATGCCGCCGAAAAGCTTCTCGTGCACCGTGATGTCGCCACGGTCTTTCTGCCCCGTGCAGCAAAAGCGCTCAGGGAAAAGAAGGTCGAGCTCCGGGGATGCGAGAGGTCGCGGGCGCTTGTTCCTGACATGAAGGTCGCTGTCGAGGACGACTGGTATACCGAATACCTCGATCTGATACTCGCGGTTCGTATCGTCGATTCGCTCGAAGAGGCTGTCGATCATATCAACACGTACTCCTCGCGCCATACGGATGCCATTGTGACTTCCGACATAACCGCGGCGGAGTATTTTGTGACCAATGTCGACTCCTCGTCGGTGATGGTGAATGCCTCGACCCGTTTTTCCGATGGCGGAGTATACGGTCTCGGCGCGGAAATCGGTATTTCCACGGACAAGCTCCATGCCCGCGGACCGATGGGAACCGCCGACCTCACCACGTACAAGTGGGTGGTGTACGGAAACGGGAATATTCGGGTGTGA